A single Natranaerobius thermophilus JW/NM-WN-LF DNA region contains:
- a CDS encoding histidine phosphatase family protein, with protein sequence MTKLYLTRHGETEWNLQKKMQGWHNSPLTQLGEKQAKWLGDRLAEVELETIYTSTSGRTQRTAELIRGNRNIDLIPKDNLREINLGDWEGEFVENIKKQENEAFRKFWEEPHNYRKETGETFYQLKDRVVPLIKQIISDHNPNSNILVVTHAAVLKVLMAHFENRPIEKLWDPPFMYQTCLNLVEINENGYKVLLHGDTSHYQE encoded by the coding sequence GTGACTAAGTTATACCTTACCAGACATGGTGAAACCGAATGGAATTTGCAGAAGAAAATGCAGGGATGGCACAATTCACCATTAACACAATTAGGTGAGAAACAAGCCAAATGGCTTGGTGACAGGCTTGCAGAAGTGGAGTTGGAAACTATATACACGAGTACTAGTGGTAGAACACAAAGAACTGCCGAACTTATTCGAGGTAACAGAAATATTGACTTGATTCCAAAGGATAATTTGAGAGAAATCAACCTGGGAGATTGGGAAGGTGAATTTGTCGAAAATATAAAGAAACAGGAAAATGAGGCCTTTAGAAAATTTTGGGAAGAACCACATAATTATCGAAAAGAAACTGGGGAAACTTTTTATCAATTAAAAGATCGAGTAGTCCCCTTAATAAAACAGATAATTTCAGATCACAATCCTAATAGCAATATTTTAGTAGTGACTCATGCTGCAGTTTTAAAAGTTTTGATGGCTCACTTTGAAAATAGACCTATAGAAAAACTGTGGGATCCTCCTTTCATGTATCAAACTTGTTTAAATTTAGTAGAAATAAATGAAAATGGGTACAAGGTCCTTTTACACGGTGATACATCTCATTATCAGGAATGA
- a CDS encoding sigma 54-interacting transcriptional regulator, with product MHEISLITGSSKTLETLLSQLQEYTCESKDINLYSYALDEIKGPPYFGNVVIFSSPIVKQELEEIWGLNIPKSSEVIIADRTINYEFIDRIVLLPSRTKVLFVNDAKESALEGIEALQEIGIDHLEFHPYYPGIEFCDSKLKDINIAITPGEKDRVPKHINKIYDIGPRLLDFTTIMKVLKSIGQLESRGRQFSNNYLQKIITMAKRLSHSANCISELNQHLNTVIDGLQDGLVVFDTQGRISVYNENFRRMMEIPEANLRGRKISDVIYQKPLKEFLMNYDTEQELSIDLDKDKLLVSKIKLMDNNYLVGRFRSQKNSTEYREAKNIEKGHFAKHTFDNIVGKSSIVTYTKNIAHKLSKTELTILLEGESGTGKELYANAIHNSSHRKDAPFLAVNFSALPDNLIESELFGYEEGAFTGASKGGKPGLFEQADGGTIFLDEIGDSSLKVQARLLRVLQEKEVMRIGATKIRPVNVRVVAATNKNLKQLIAQGNFRQDLYYRLKMGYIKIPALRDRKEDIPKLLDYLIKIETAADIKFDDEVLNILKNYDWPGNIRELKNVVSYMLAVRQNDYLTIEDIPHKDYFEYRHNHVKSVENNVDNLSCNTSDQKTHSSVESSSGNNAISPLSQTDKFILAAIENLTQSDKVAGRKKISELSQKNQENLTEAQVRTRLNNLAKEGYVKKHKGRGCNLTDKGKNLLRDNEIS from the coding sequence ATGCATGAGATTTCTTTAATTACAGGTTCTAGCAAGACCCTGGAAACATTGTTATCTCAACTACAAGAATATACCTGTGAAAGTAAAGATATTAATTTGTATTCATATGCTTTAGATGAAATTAAGGGTCCCCCCTACTTTGGAAATGTGGTCATATTTTCCAGTCCAATAGTTAAACAAGAACTAGAGGAAATATGGGGATTAAATATTCCAAAGTCTTCTGAAGTAATTATCGCTGATAGAACTATCAACTACGAATTTATTGATCGAATAGTATTGCTGCCATCGAGAACAAAAGTTTTATTTGTAAATGATGCTAAAGAATCTGCTTTAGAGGGAATTGAAGCTCTACAAGAAATCGGTATTGACCACCTAGAGTTTCATCCATATTACCCTGGTATTGAGTTTTGCGATTCTAAACTAAAGGATATAAACATTGCCATCACCCCCGGTGAAAAGGACAGAGTGCCAAAGCATATTAACAAAATCTACGATATTGGCCCTAGACTTCTAGATTTTACTACTATCATGAAAGTACTCAAATCAATTGGTCAGTTGGAAAGTCGTGGAAGACAATTCTCAAACAATTACCTTCAAAAAATTATTACAATGGCTAAAAGACTATCTCATTCCGCAAATTGTATTTCCGAATTAAATCAACATTTAAATACTGTCATTGATGGCCTACAAGATGGTTTAGTTGTTTTTGACACCCAAGGCAGAATTAGCGTATATAATGAGAATTTTCGCAGAATGATGGAAATACCAGAAGCAAATTTACGTGGTCGCAAAATAAGTGACGTAATCTATCAAAAGCCGTTAAAAGAATTTCTCATGAATTACGATACAGAACAAGAACTATCCATAGATTTGGATAAAGACAAACTTTTAGTTTCCAAAATTAAATTGATGGACAATAATTATCTAGTTGGAAGGTTTCGAAGCCAAAAAAATTCAACGGAATATCGTGAAGCTAAAAATATTGAAAAGGGTCATTTTGCCAAACACACTTTTGACAATATTGTTGGTAAAAGTTCGATTGTGACTTATACGAAAAATATTGCTCATAAGCTTTCCAAAACAGAACTCACTATCCTGTTAGAAGGAGAAAGTGGGACTGGTAAAGAGCTATATGCAAATGCTATTCACAATTCCTCCCACAGAAAAGATGCTCCTTTTTTAGCAGTTAATTTTAGTGCCTTACCTGATAATTTAATTGAAAGTGAACTCTTTGGCTATGAAGAAGGAGCTTTTACAGGAGCTTCCAAAGGTGGTAAACCTGGTTTATTTGAACAGGCAGATGGAGGAACTATCTTTTTAGATGAGATTGGAGACAGTTCACTAAAAGTACAAGCTCGCCTATTGAGAGTTCTGCAGGAAAAAGAAGTCATGAGAATTGGAGCCACCAAAATACGACCGGTAAATGTAAGAGTAGTAGCAGCAACTAATAAAAACTTAAAACAATTAATAGCTCAAGGCAACTTTAGACAAGATCTATACTATCGCTTAAAGATGGGATATATAAAAATACCTGCTCTTCGTGACAGAAAAGAAGATATTCCAAAGCTGTTAGACTATTTAATTAAAATCGAAACAGCTGCTGATATAAAATTTGATGATGAAGTCCTGAATATTCTAAAAAACTATGATTGGCCGGGTAATATTAGAGAATTAAAAAATGTAGTCAGTTATATGCTGGCAGTTAGACAAAATGACTACCTAACTATTGAAGATATTCCACACAAAGACTATTTTGAATACCGTCACAACCACGTAAAATCAGTTGAAAATAATGTAGATAACTTAAGCTGTAATACCTCTGACCAAAAGACCCATTCAAGTGTTGAATCATCTTCAGGAAATAACGCTATATCTCCTCTTTCACAAACAGATAAATTTATTTTAGCTGCCATTGAAAATTTAACTCAGAGCGATAAAGTTGCTGGTAGAAAGAAAATATCCGAACTAAGCCAGAAGAACCAAGAAAATTTAACTGAAGCTCAAGTCAGAACCAGGTTGAATAATCTAGCCAAGGAAGGTTATGTGAAGAAACATAAAGGTCGTGGATGTAATTTAACAGATAAAGGAAAAAATTTATTGCGTGATAACGAAATTAGTTAA
- a CDS encoding ATP-binding cassette domain-containing protein has translation MCEIINVKGLTTEDRSGQSLNDLNFTVNRGEIFAILGHYGAGKTTLLDCMTRINTPSQGSIIYNINSNKEDIYKHIGVQMQAQYFEHPWLTVKEVCEMYKEMFQSDVEITQLLEEFNLQKQSNTFVEYLSNDNQRKLNILLTLIKDPEIIFLDEPTTNLNPVPRKEVLENIKKIRTNRKKTIVMCTYLINEVAYLADRTLVLHKGEQVCLDEVSSILEDYSLKWQIIEFQIKDQKASSQLMKYQVTQLSGDRYKLLTSDAHKMLTQLKQDVDIVDEKIKDPTLEDIFSKFAGYKIDREGRIVNE, from the coding sequence GTGTGTGAAATCATTAATGTGAAAGGCTTAACTACAGAGGATAGGAGTGGCCAATCATTAAATGATTTAAACTTTACTGTGAACCGAGGAGAAATTTTTGCTATCTTAGGTCATTATGGAGCCGGAAAAACAACTTTGTTAGACTGTATGACTAGAATAAATACTCCGAGTCAAGGTTCTATAATTTATAATATTAATAGTAACAAGGAAGATATCTATAAACATATAGGTGTGCAGATGCAAGCACAATATTTTGAACATCCATGGTTAACGGTAAAAGAAGTTTGTGAAATGTACAAAGAAATGTTCCAAAGTGATGTGGAGATAACGCAATTATTAGAAGAATTCAATTTACAGAAGCAAAGTAATACTTTTGTTGAGTATCTCTCAAATGATAATCAAAGAAAGCTCAATATTTTATTAACCCTTATTAAAGATCCAGAAATTATTTTTTTAGACGAACCGACAACAAATTTGAATCCAGTGCCAAGAAAAGAAGTTTTGGAAAACATAAAAAAGATACGGACTAATAGAAAAAAGACCATTGTTATGTGCACATACTTGATTAATGAAGTAGCTTATTTGGCCGATAGAACACTGGTTTTACACAAAGGAGAACAAGTGTGTTTAGATGAAGTATCTTCGATTTTAGAAGACTACTCACTAAAATGGCAGATCATTGAATTTCAGATTAAAGACCAAAAAGCGAGTTCACAGTTGATGAAATATCAGGTGACTCAATTGAGTGGTGATCGCTATAAATTGTTAACTTCCGACGCCCATAAGATGTTAACACAACTAAAGCAAGATGTAGATATAGTAGATGAAAAGATTAAAGATCCCACTTTAGAAGATATATTTAGTAAATTTGCCGGGTACAAAATAGATAGAGAGGGGAGGATTGTTAATGAATAA
- a CDS encoding LrgB family protein, whose translation MEFLNQPIFGVGMTIIPYMIFVLLKQRVPMVNPFIFTTTLIILLLLTLDIPYDAYEEGGRIIEFMLAPATIALGVPIYKEAQRIKDNLVPILLGNTVGSLVGLVSAGLLVFILSGNQGLMFSMMPKSATTPISVEIVANLGGMPSLGATFTVLTGVFGSLFGPELLKKCGISENESIGAAMGTSSHGIGTARVVAQSEIQGSISAFSMGMTGIITSIMAIPLYLVF comes from the coding sequence ATGGAATTTCTAAATCAGCCAATTTTTGGTGTAGGGATGACAATCATCCCGTATATGATTTTTGTGTTATTGAAACAAAGAGTTCCAATGGTAAATCCTTTTATTTTTACTACTACATTGATTATATTACTTTTATTAACCTTGGATATACCATATGATGCTTACGAAGAAGGTGGGCGCATCATTGAGTTTATGCTAGCTCCCGCTACTATTGCCCTGGGTGTACCAATCTACAAAGAAGCTCAAAGAATTAAGGATAATTTAGTTCCTATTTTGTTAGGAAATACTGTAGGAAGTTTAGTGGGGCTTGTTAGTGCTGGGTTATTGGTCTTTATTTTAAGTGGAAATCAGGGATTGATGTTTTCTATGATGCCTAAATCGGCTACTACCCCAATATCAGTAGAAATAGTTGCTAATTTGGGTGGGATGCCATCTTTAGGAGCTACATTTACTGTACTGACAGGTGTTTTTGGAAGCTTATTTGGTCCTGAGCTACTGAAAAAATGTGGGATCAGTGAAAATGAGTCTATTGGGGCTGCTATGGGGACATCTTCCCATGGAATTGGAACGGCTAGAGTCGTGGCACAATCAGAAATTCAAGGGAGTATTAGTGCGTTTTCAATGGGTATGACAGGGATTATTACATCTATAATGGCCATCCCTTTATATTTGGTCTTCTAA
- a CDS encoding CidA/LrgA family protein: MLGLTILIGFAFLGELMSIYLNLPLPGNVIGLILFIVSLFSGIIKLDWVETISSVIVKHLALFFIPVVVAIISLFPLLRENLLVIIISLTVSTILVLLATGITVKLAISSKLSKKGEN, from the coding sequence ATGCTTGGTTTAACCATTCTAATAGGTTTTGCTTTTTTAGGCGAATTAATGTCTATCTATTTAAATTTACCGCTCCCCGGTAATGTAATCGGACTGATCTTATTTATAGTTTCACTATTTTCGGGGATTATTAAATTAGACTGGGTAGAAACTATTTCTTCAGTGATAGTCAAACACCTAGCACTGTTCTTTATACCAGTCGTAGTTGCAATCATCTCATTGTTCCCTCTTTTAAGAGAGAACTTATTGGTGATTATTATAAGTCTTACTGTAAGTACAATTCTTGTTTTATTAGCTACTGGTATTACTGTCAAACTTGCCATATCTAGTAAATTAAGCAAAAAAGGAGAGAACTGA
- a CDS encoding stalk domain-containing protein: MKTKSTWLVVGMALLLTLAITGIGVASNNENQEEDQSIGLKIDGQVVEVEMYTEDGTAYVDSQFMTDEDGEDSENVYVPVRKLFEELGAKVDWDSESRTIIIELPEDQDFGSNNNHDDMKAKDIALKAEEFMIEQNSYRMQGEGIISVDFSISDMPEIASAETLPKLQYPITMEAGYSYDPFIMHITQKLELPGVGSEFEGEIESDLEDGLEEIENIDEIDEIDMGVRGQEEMLITEDGVFQRINEDIWVVNDFDEQGIADTMQYLINLDPSTSLELAEDLGISYQLEGVEELEGEDYYVLYLDINQDAFGEMIEQYFINYENDEEMEELIDEMMENLQLNMEQYWYIHHETFETSHVTTNMNYGIDFVEKMEEQEMEMSFDTTIEMEMSFYDYGEEIDFPEIEDPVAWDDYLEKILEEIEQIEQIQE; the protein is encoded by the coding sequence GTGAAAACAAAAAGTACTTGGTTGGTTGTTGGGATGGCTTTATTATTAACTCTAGCAATAACTGGAATTGGTGTAGCTAGCAATAATGAAAATCAAGAAGAAGATCAAAGCATTGGTTTAAAGATTGATGGTCAAGTAGTGGAAGTGGAAATGTACACAGAAGATGGAACTGCCTACGTGGATTCACAGTTCATGACAGATGAGGATGGGGAAGACTCCGAGAATGTTTACGTACCTGTTAGAAAGCTGTTTGAAGAGCTTGGTGCCAAAGTAGATTGGGATAGTGAAAGCCGAACAATTATTATCGAATTGCCTGAAGATCAGGATTTTGGTAGCAACAATAATCATGATGACATGAAAGCAAAGGACATTGCTCTAAAAGCTGAAGAATTTATGATTGAGCAAAACAGTTATCGGATGCAAGGTGAAGGAATAATTAGTGTAGATTTTTCCATATCTGATATGCCAGAAATCGCATCGGCTGAAACTCTTCCAAAACTTCAATATCCTATAACCATGGAAGCCGGCTATAGTTATGACCCATTTATTATGCATATTACACAAAAACTAGAACTTCCTGGAGTTGGTTCGGAATTTGAAGGGGAGATTGAATCAGATCTTGAAGATGGGCTTGAAGAGATTGAAAATATCGATGAAATTGATGAGATCGACATGGGAGTAAGAGGTCAAGAAGAAATGTTAATAACTGAAGACGGAGTATTTCAAAGAATTAATGAGGATATTTGGGTGGTTAATGATTTCGATGAGCAAGGAATAGCAGATACTATGCAGTATTTAATCAACTTAGATCCATCAACTTCTCTTGAACTAGCTGAAGATTTAGGGATCTCATACCAATTGGAAGGTGTAGAAGAACTTGAAGGAGAAGATTATTACGTATTATATCTAGATATAAATCAAGATGCTTTTGGTGAGATGATTGAACAATACTTTATTAACTATGAAAATGATGAGGAAATGGAAGAACTAATTGACGAGATGATGGAAAACCTACAGCTTAACATGGAACAATACTGGTATATTCACCATGAAACTTTTGAAACTTCTCATGTTACAACAAATATGAACTACGGAATAGATTTTGTTGAGAAAATGGAAGAACAAGAAATGGAAATGTCTTTTGATACTACCATAGAAATGGAAATGTCATTTTACGATTACGGGGAAGAAATTGATTTTCCAGAAATAGAGGATCCAGTGGCATGGGACGATTATCTAGAGAAAATTTTGGAAGAGATAGAACAAATAGAACAGATACAAGAGTAG
- the yfcC gene encoding putative basic amino acid antiporter YfcC, with protein MSKPKFQAPDTYVIIFFVVLAAALLTFIVPIGSFETEEVTVEELDDTRTVIDPESFSYVTDDDGEKVREGISLFEPFGGVGFLNYMFEGMVAGDKWGAAVGVVAFILVIGGSFGIILKTGAVNAGILSMIEKTKGREVLLIPVLFFMFSLGGAIFGMSEEAMAFAMIVIPIVIAMGYDSIVGICITYVATQIGFATSWMNPFGVAIAQGVADVPVYSGAGFRMVLWTIFTAVGIAYTYSYARKIKEDPAKSIAYESDRIHHSDSIKEGQSQEKISEGFSLGHALVLTTIGLGIVWIIWGVVNHAYYIPEIATQFFTMGIISGIIGVIFKLNDMTINDIAGSFKDGAKDLVGAALVVGMAQGIILVLGGTDPENGTVLNTVLNWVGGAIGSFPAAISAWFMYLFQSIFNFFVVSGSGQAALVMPLMAPLADLAGVARQVAVLAYQMGDGFTNMIVPTSASLMGVLGVAGLDWSKWLKFIFKFQIILFVMASLAIITAVMIGLQ; from the coding sequence ATGTCAAAACCAAAGTTTCAGGCTCCCGATACCTATGTAATTATTTTCTTTGTGGTATTGGCAGCTGCTTTACTCACCTTTATCGTTCCTATCGGTTCTTTTGAAACTGAAGAGGTTACCGTCGAAGAGCTAGACGATACCAGAACAGTCATTGATCCCGAATCTTTTAGTTATGTTACAGACGATGATGGCGAAAAAGTTAGAGAAGGTATCTCATTGTTTGAACCATTTGGTGGTGTTGGATTTTTAAATTATATGTTTGAAGGTATGGTAGCTGGTGACAAGTGGGGTGCAGCAGTTGGTGTTGTCGCCTTTATTCTAGTAATTGGTGGTTCTTTTGGAATTATTTTAAAAACTGGGGCTGTTAATGCAGGAATTCTTAGTATGATTGAAAAAACCAAGGGTAGAGAAGTTTTATTAATACCTGTATTGTTTTTTATGTTTTCCCTTGGTGGAGCCATCTTTGGCATGAGTGAAGAAGCTATGGCCTTCGCCATGATAGTCATTCCAATAGTTATAGCCATGGGATATGACTCAATTGTAGGAATATGTATCACCTATGTAGCCACTCAAATTGGTTTTGCTACATCATGGATGAATCCTTTTGGCGTGGCAATCGCACAAGGTGTGGCAGATGTTCCTGTTTATTCAGGAGCCGGATTTCGCATGGTATTGTGGACTATTTTCACAGCTGTAGGGATAGCTTATACTTATTCCTATGCTAGAAAAATTAAAGAAGACCCAGCCAAATCTATTGCTTATGAGAGTGATCGGATACATCACAGTGATTCCATCAAAGAAGGACAAAGTCAAGAAAAAATCAGTGAAGGATTTAGTTTAGGACATGCTTTAGTACTTACTACTATTGGTTTAGGAATAGTATGGATTATTTGGGGTGTTGTAAACCACGCTTACTATATTCCGGAAATTGCAACACAATTTTTCACTATGGGGATAATTTCAGGGATTATTGGAGTCATCTTTAAGTTAAATGATATGACAATAAATGATATTGCAGGTTCTTTTAAAGATGGTGCAAAAGATCTCGTAGGAGCAGCCTTAGTTGTAGGTATGGCTCAGGGTATTATCTTGGTTTTAGGTGGTACTGATCCCGAAAACGGAACAGTACTAAACACTGTACTTAACTGGGTTGGTGGTGCCATTGGAAGTTTTCCAGCAGCGATTTCAGCATGGTTTATGTATTTATTCCAGTCAATTTTCAATTTCTTCGTAGTCTCCGGTTCAGGCCAAGCTGCCCTGGTCATGCCATTAATGGCTCCTCTAGCTGATCTTGCAGGTGTTGCCAGGCAGGTAGCCGTTTTGGCATATCAAATGGGAGATGGATTTACAAACATGATCGTTCCAACATCGGCCTCTCTTATGGGTGTATTGGGAGTAGCTGGATTGGATTGGAGTAAATGGCTTAAATTTATATTTAAGTTCCAAATTATCCTATTTGTCATGGCTTCCTTAGCAATCATTACAGCTGTAATGATTGGTCTGCAATAA
- a CDS encoding methyl-accepting chemotaxis protein produces the protein MLNNMGIKPKLMLFIVLIIVIATACFWVLNNYTVNNIVDERAANQLDSEHSMSMRLIDEHSTGAWTLMEREDRTYMYKGGTPVHTLDDVLDEFHEKTGSAFAVFRRDTIEATTIEGDDGERIIGAQAEERIAETVLEEGENYSGEVEIAGTSYEARYAPLEDEDGNIVGMWLVGTPVEEINQMVSQAGLNFLMFSGLIIIISLIITHFITNNFTKPIKNLTSNISKLADYDFTFDEDSVTNNYLNRKDEIGIITNALTNMQTNIISLIKNINEKSEQVASSAEEMSANSEENTNAANEVSRAVEDIASGATNQAEKTEQTSENINKLGEIIENDQKQVMELSDVTEDVDKLREEGSTTVSDLADKAVESNQAAEEIFNTVKETKNSAKEIEQASSTIQDIAEQTNLLALNASIEAARAGESGSGFAVVADEIRQLAERSNEHSEEISKIVRDLNKKSDNAVSTMETLEEVVKAQTEGVENTKEKFQGISQGIQKIKENVESLRESSEEMRAKKEEITTALQELSAIAEENSSSTQEISSSVEEQTASMDEIAKASDSLAQLAEEMQQQVSKFKY, from the coding sequence ATGTTGAATAATATGGGAATTAAGCCGAAGTTAATGTTGTTTATAGTGCTCATAATTGTGATCGCCACTGCTTGTTTTTGGGTTTTAAATAATTATACAGTAAACAATATAGTTGATGAAAGGGCAGCAAACCAACTGGATTCAGAACATAGCATGAGTATGAGACTAATAGATGAACATTCTACTGGGGCTTGGACGCTAATGGAAAGGGAAGATCGGACCTATATGTATAAAGGCGGTACTCCCGTCCACACACTTGATGATGTACTTGATGAATTTCATGAAAAGACTGGTTCCGCTTTTGCAGTTTTCAGACGTGATACCATAGAAGCTACTACTATAGAGGGAGATGATGGTGAAAGAATCATAGGGGCTCAGGCTGAGGAAAGAATTGCTGAAACAGTATTAGAAGAAGGGGAAAACTATTCCGGAGAAGTTGAAATTGCAGGAACTTCTTATGAGGCTCGATATGCTCCCCTTGAGGATGAAGATGGTAATATAGTCGGTATGTGGTTAGTAGGAACACCTGTAGAAGAAATAAATCAAATGGTTAGTCAAGCAGGTCTGAATTTTCTCATGTTTTCTGGATTAATAATTATTATTTCCTTAATTATTACTCACTTTATAACAAATAATTTTACCAAACCTATTAAAAATTTAACATCAAATATAAGTAAATTAGCTGATTATGACTTTACTTTTGATGAGGATAGTGTTACAAATAACTATCTAAACAGAAAAGATGAGATAGGTATCATTACTAATGCTTTGACTAATATGCAAACAAATATTATTTCGTTAATAAAAAATATCAATGAAAAGTCGGAACAAGTTGCTTCATCAGCTGAAGAAATGAGTGCCAACAGTGAAGAAAACACCAATGCTGCCAATGAAGTGTCCCGAGCTGTAGAAGATATAGCAAGCGGTGCAACAAATCAAGCTGAAAAAACTGAGCAAACTTCAGAAAACATTAATAAGCTGGGAGAAATTATTGAAAATGACCAAAAACAGGTTATGGAGTTAAGTGATGTTACTGAAGATGTTGATAAATTACGTGAAGAAGGAAGTACTACAGTTTCTGATTTAGCAGATAAAGCAGTAGAGAGTAATCAAGCAGCTGAAGAGATATTTAATACTGTTAAGGAAACAAAAAACAGTGCTAAAGAGATTGAACAGGCCAGTAGTACAATTCAGGACATTGCAGAACAGACTAATTTACTAGCTCTAAATGCAAGTATTGAAGCGGCTAGAGCTGGAGAGTCAGGCTCAGGATTTGCCGTTGTAGCCGATGAAATACGCCAGTTAGCCGAACGATCTAATGAACACTCAGAGGAAATTTCCAAAATAGTACGCGATCTAAATAAAAAGTCCGATAATGCAGTGAGTACAATGGAGACTCTTGAAGAGGTTGTGAAAGCACAAACTGAAGGTGTTGAAAATACTAAAGAAAAGTTCCAAGGAATTTCTCAAGGGATACAGAAGATTAAAGAAAATGTAGAATCGCTACGAGAATCCAGTGAAGAAATGAGAGCTAAAAAGGAAGAAATTACAACTGCTTTACAAGAGTTGTCTGCCATAGCTGAAGAGAATTCATCAAGCACTCAGGAAATTTCATCATCAGTAGAAGAACAAACTGCTTCTATGGATGAAATAGCTAAAGCCAGTGATAGTTTGGCACAGTTAGCTGAGGAAATGCAGCAACAGGTATCTAAATTTAAATATTAA